One genomic segment of Methylocystis sp. SC2 includes these proteins:
- a CDS encoding HlyC/CorC family transporter, producing MHGLESGAPQVDIWTAVGIVIVCVFLSAVFAGSETALTAASHARMHSLEKEGDKRAAAVNRLLRQRNRMIAALLLGGTLVNIGGSAFTTSVLVVVAGDNGAVYATVIMTVLLLVFAEVLPKTLAINHPDETSLRVAKFIAPFVRVVGPLLAGVEYIVRTVLALAGVEVGHGRTVRSPYDELKSAVDILHDEGNVERAARDMFGGVLDLQVLHVSDVMIHRTKMHTIDADLPPDQIVREVLSSPFTRMPLWRERPDNFVGVLHSKDMLRALNAAGGDASKIDVDVVMFAPWFVPEATTLEDQLEAFLKRKTHFALVVDEYGEVMGLVTLEDILEEIVGDIRDEHDLAVQGVRPQPDGSVLVDGAVPVRDLNRVMAWDLPDEEATTIAGLVIHEAGAIPEAGQVFTYHGFRFEVMRKIRNRVTALRVTPQQAA from the coding sequence ATGCATGGGCTCGAATCCGGCGCGCCGCAGGTCGATATATGGACTGCGGTCGGCATCGTCATCGTTTGCGTGTTCCTGTCCGCGGTCTTTGCCGGATCGGAGACGGCGCTGACCGCCGCGTCGCACGCAAGGATGCACTCGCTGGAAAAAGAGGGCGACAAGCGCGCCGCCGCCGTCAATCGGCTGCTGCGCCAGCGCAACCGCATGATCGCCGCGCTGTTGCTTGGCGGCACCCTCGTCAATATTGGCGGCTCCGCTTTCACCACGAGCGTGCTGGTCGTCGTCGCGGGCGACAATGGGGCGGTGTATGCGACCGTCATCATGACCGTGCTGCTGCTCGTCTTCGCCGAGGTTCTGCCGAAAACGCTGGCGATCAACCACCCCGACGAAACGTCGCTGCGCGTCGCGAAGTTTATTGCGCCCTTCGTGCGCGTCGTCGGGCCGCTCCTCGCGGGCGTCGAATATATCGTGCGCACCGTGCTCGCGCTGGCGGGCGTCGAGGTCGGCCATGGCCGAACGGTTCGCTCGCCCTATGACGAACTCAAGAGCGCCGTCGATATTCTGCATGACGAGGGCAATGTCGAGCGCGCCGCGCGCGACATGTTCGGCGGCGTCCTCGATTTGCAGGTGCTGCATGTTTCGGACGTCATGATCCACCGCACCAAAATGCACACGATTGACGCGGATCTGCCGCCGGACCAGATTGTGCGCGAGGTGCTGTCGTCGCCCTTCACCCGCATGCCGCTCTGGCGCGAGCGACCGGATAATTTCGTCGGGGTCCTTCACTCGAAGGATATGCTGCGGGCGCTGAACGCCGCAGGCGGCGACGCCTCCAAAATCGATGTCGACGTGGTGATGTTCGCCCCGTGGTTCGTGCCGGAGGCGACGACGCTCGAGGATCAGCTCGAAGCCTTCCTCAAGCGCAAGACGCATTTCGCCTTGGTCGTCGACGAGTATGGCGAGGTGATGGGACTCGTCACGCTTGAAGACATTCTCGAAGAGATCGTCGGCGATATACGCGATGAACATGATCTCGCGGTGCAGGGCGTGCGCCCGCAGCCTGACGGGTCGGTGCTGGTCGACGGCGCCGTGCCGGTGCGCGATCTCAATCGCGTCATGGCGTGGGATCTGCCTGATGAGGAAGCGACGACGATCGCGGGACTCGTGATCCACGAGGCGGGGGCGATTCCGGAAGCGGGACAGGTGTTCACCTATCACGGCTTCCGTTTCGAAGTGATGCGCAAGATCAGGAATCGCGTCACCGCCCTGCGGGTGACGCCGCAGCAAGCCGCATGA
- the aroB gene encoding 3-dehydroquinate synthase: MTRPQHFGVVLPAPQASSDERALAVRAALNGKAIVLVGMMGSGKSAIGQRLAVRLGLPFVDADAEIVAAAAGMSIPEIFAKYGERYFRDGERRVIMRLLNGGPVVLATGGGAFLDPRTRDRIAERGVSVWLDADLKTLLKRVRRKNDRPLLQTDDPEETLRQLLEARRPLYELADLRVESREVPQDAMVDDTLAVLAAGLPMLEDLRQRAQSRGFAKAMTHLYPARAEGDARRQEIVRVALGGRSYDIIIGDGLLQRAGDYIAEIAPGAACAVITDENVARLHLPTVEQSLKDAGLRATIIIVPPGEASKSLSVYGRVCDDVLAAKIERRDLIVALGGGVVGDLAGFVAASVRRGSRFVQIPTTLLSQVDSSVGGKTGINSRHGKNLIGAFHQPALVLADVDSLRTLPLREFRAGYAEVVKYGLIGDARFFDWLDADSDAVFHSQAEQICAVAVSCETKATIVARDETEQGERALLNFGHTFGHAFERLTGYDSARLVHGEGVAIGMACAARFSVRRGLCAEAAAERVERHLKGVGLPTKIHDIPCWRDDAEAILDAMYQDKKVERGALTFILLRGIGQAFIAKSVDANEVLGFLKDELKRI, from the coding sequence ATGACTCGACCGCAACACTTCGGCGTCGTCCTTCCAGCTCCGCAAGCGTCCAGCGACGAGCGCGCCTTGGCCGTGCGCGCCGCTCTGAACGGCAAGGCGATCGTGCTTGTCGGCATGATGGGCTCCGGCAAGAGCGCCATCGGCCAGAGGCTCGCCGTGCGGCTCGGCCTTCCCTTCGTCGATGCGGACGCCGAGATCGTCGCCGCGGCGGCCGGCATGTCCATTCCCGAGATTTTCGCCAAATATGGCGAGCGTTATTTTCGCGACGGCGAGCGGCGCGTCATTATGCGCCTGCTGAACGGCGGCCCGGTCGTGCTCGCCACCGGCGGCGGCGCGTTTCTCGACCCTCGCACGCGCGACCGCATCGCCGAACGGGGCGTATCGGTGTGGCTCGACGCCGATCTGAAGACTCTGCTGAAGCGCGTGCGCCGCAAAAACGATCGTCCCCTGCTGCAAACGGACGATCCGGAGGAGACGCTGCGCCAGTTACTGGAGGCGCGACGCCCCCTGTACGAACTCGCCGATCTTCGCGTCGAGTCGCGCGAAGTTCCGCAGGATGCGATGGTGGATGACACGCTCGCCGTTCTCGCCGCAGGCTTGCCGATGTTGGAAGACTTGCGGCAGCGGGCGCAAAGCAGAGGTTTCGCCAAGGCCATGACGCATCTGTATCCCGCGCGCGCCGAAGGCGACGCCCGTCGCCAGGAAATTGTCCGGGTCGCGCTGGGCGGACGCTCGTACGACATCATCATCGGCGACGGGCTGCTGCAGCGCGCCGGCGATTATATCGCCGAAATCGCGCCCGGAGCGGCGTGCGCCGTCATCACGGACGAGAATGTCGCGAGACTGCATCTGCCGACGGTTGAGCAGAGTCTGAAGGACGCTGGCCTGCGGGCGACGATCATCATCGTTCCGCCTGGCGAGGCGTCAAAATCGCTTTCGGTCTATGGCCGCGTCTGCGACGACGTGCTGGCCGCGAAGATCGAGCGGCGCGATCTGATCGTCGCGCTTGGCGGCGGCGTCGTCGGCGACCTCGCCGGATTCGTCGCCGCGAGCGTGCGGCGCGGCTCGCGCTTCGTCCAAATTCCGACGACCTTGCTGTCGCAGGTCGATTCTTCGGTCGGCGGCAAGACCGGGATCAATTCGCGTCACGGCAAGAATCTGATCGGCGCCTTTCACCAGCCCGCGCTGGTTCTCGCTGACGTCGACTCGCTGCGGACATTGCCGCTGCGCGAGTTCCGCGCCGGCTACGCCGAAGTCGTGAAATACGGCCTGATCGGCGACGCCCGGTTCTTCGATTGGCTCGACGCCGACTCGGACGCGGTGTTCCATAGTCAGGCGGAACAGATCTGCGCTGTCGCGGTGAGCTGCGAGACCAAGGCGACGATCGTCGCGCGCGACGAAACGGAGCAGGGCGAACGGGCGCTGCTCAACTTCGGCCACACATTCGGCCACGCCTTCGAGCGCCTGACCGGTTACGACAGCGCCCGCCTGGTTCACGGCGAGGGCGTTGCGATCGGCATGGCTTGCGCGGCGCGCTTTTCCGTGCGCCGGGGTCTGTGCGCCGAGGCGGCGGCGGAGCGCGTCGAACGCCATCTGAAGGGCGTCGGTCTGCCGACGAAGATCCACGACATTCCGTGTTGGCGCGACGACGCCGAGGCCATTCTCGACGCCATGTATCAGGACAAGAAGGTCGAGCGCGGCGCGCTGACGTTCATTCTCTTGCGCGGCATCGGCCAGGCGTTCATTGCGAAATCCGTCGACGCCAATGAAGTGCTTGGCTTTCTCAAAGACGAGCTAAAGCGGATATAG
- a CDS encoding HWE histidine kinase domain-containing protein, with protein MTHGRDGHSTRRSPPVSATANADARARGAAALRAALALVLATTSAARAAEGAATTAEVWRLVVGALAVALAMTLAVIFWLVRQRRAAQRAQHELAELTLAVEARGASHWSDTGVPEVDAIAHSIQDMDERLREKRKRLSELNDLLMKSSTIVSRAGANLQLRALLDAVPVGIIIAEAPSGRIVEGNHIIETILRRPVRYSESTQAYSEWNAIHQDGQPVANEQYPLARALAGENHPQLECKIERGDGAYIWVNIVGAPIRDDKGAVIGAIVAITDVDDIKNTEMHNQMMNRELHHRVNNSLAMIQGIANITARTAQDFSSFQQGFSHRVQCLSRISTLLVQTSWERTPLTDLLTIALSCGSHDYADRISLSGEDVELRSAVASALGLTINELLANAEQHGALSDDDGRIAISWRIDRDEDRPRLILNWTEMGGPKVESPEQTGVGHFLITNVLARQMGGDVRLSYRAEGLQAELSAEI; from the coding sequence ATGACGCACGGCCGTGACGGTCACTCAACCCGGCGGTCGCCGCCCGTGTCGGCGACGGCCAATGCGGACGCGCGGGCGCGGGGCGCCGCCGCCCTGCGGGCTGCGCTGGCGCTCGTGCTGGCGACGACCTCCGCCGCCCGCGCTGCGGAGGGCGCGGCGACCACGGCAGAGGTCTGGCGTCTGGTCGTCGGCGCGCTCGCCGTCGCGCTGGCGATGACGCTTGCGGTGATTTTCTGGCTGGTGAGACAGCGCCGGGCGGCGCAACGGGCGCAACATGAACTGGCCGAATTGACTCTGGCCGTGGAAGCGCGCGGCGCCTCGCATTGGAGCGACACCGGAGTTCCTGAGGTCGATGCGATCGCGCATAGCATTCAGGACATGGACGAGCGCCTGCGCGAAAAGCGCAAGAGACTGTCCGAGCTCAACGATTTGCTGATGAAAAGCTCGACGATCGTCAGCCGCGCCGGGGCGAATCTGCAACTGCGCGCGCTGCTTGACGCCGTACCGGTCGGAATCATCATCGCCGAAGCGCCAAGCGGACGAATCGTCGAGGGCAATCACATCATCGAAACGATTCTGCGTCGCCCTGTTCGCTACTCGGAAAGCACCCAAGCCTATTCCGAATGGAACGCCATTCATCAGGACGGCCAACCGGTCGCGAATGAGCAATATCCGCTCGCGCGCGCCCTTGCCGGGGAGAACCATCCGCAGCTCGAGTGCAAGATCGAGCGCGGCGACGGCGCCTACATCTGGGTTAACATCGTCGGCGCGCCGATCCGCGACGACAAGGGCGCCGTGATCGGCGCGATCGTCGCCATCACCGACGTCGACGACATCAAGAATACGGAGATGCACAATCAGATGATGAATCGCGAGCTGCATCACCGGGTGAACAATTCACTGGCGATGATCCAGGGAATCGCCAATATTACGGCGCGCACGGCGCAGGACTTTTCGAGCTTTCAGCAAGGCTTTTCTCACCGCGTGCAATGTCTGAGCCGCATCTCCACGCTGCTCGTGCAGACCTCCTGGGAACGAACGCCGCTCACCGACCTGCTCACGATCGCGCTGTCTTGCGGCAGCCACGACTACGCCGACCGCATCTCGCTGTCGGGCGAAGATGTGGAATTGCGCTCAGCGGTCGCCTCCGCCTTGGGTCTGACGATCAACGAACTGCTCGCCAACGCCGAGCAGCACGGCGCGCTGTCCGATGACGACGGCCGAATCGCGATCAGCTGGCGGATCGATCGTGACGAGGATCGTCCACGTCTCATCTTGAATTGGACAGAAATGGGGGGGCCGAAGGTCGAAAGCCCGGAGCAAACGGGAGTCGGGCATTTTCTGATCACCAATGTGCTCGCGCGCCAGATGGGCGGCGACGTCAGGCTCTCGTATCGCGCCGAAGGCCTGCAGGCCGAATTATCCGCCGAAATTTAA
- a CDS encoding NepR family anti-sigma factor translates to MSQRENPHDNDGPSRDAEPNLNNKAGGREEPDADGCQDADGCQADGAALDPKVQAQLGRVFRAYCDDLIHQPIPDKFTVLLAKLEAKQREKK, encoded by the coding sequence ATGAGCCAACGCGAAAATCCTCACGACAACGATGGCCCCTCCCGCGACGCCGAACCAAACTTGAACAATAAGGCTGGAGGTCGGGAGGAGCCGGATGCTGACGGCTGCCAGGATGCGGACGGCTGCCAAGCGGACGGCGCCGCGCTAGACCCAAAGGTTCAAGCTCAGCTCGGGCGCGTTTTTCGCGCCTATTGCGACGATCTGATCCACCAACCCATCCCGGATAAGTTCACTGTGCTGCTGGCCAAGCTGGAAGCCAAACAGCGCGAAAAGAAATGA
- a CDS encoding response regulator — protein sequence MNLSREIAVHLPYLRRFARALCGSQKSGDAYVVATLEALVVDPDAFPPNMSPKVGLYHLFMTSWSSIRLNTEAAPDDEISAAQRNISLLTPRSRQAFLLRTVEGFSVADAAAILGATEEEVEALVTEAGREIAERVATDVLIIEDESLIAQDIEFIARDLGHRIIGVARTHQEAVDLAARKRPGLILADIQLADGSSGLNAVNEMLESFDAPVIFITAFPERLLTGERPEPAFLISKPYKVDTVKATISQALFFERKASRAA from the coding sequence ATGAACCTCTCCCGGGAAATAGCGGTGCATCTGCCTTACCTCCGCCGCTTTGCGAGGGCGCTCTGCGGCTCGCAAAAGAGCGGCGACGCTTACGTCGTCGCCACGCTCGAGGCGCTGGTGGTCGATCCGGATGCGTTTCCACCGAACATGTCGCCCAAGGTCGGGCTTTACCACCTCTTCATGACGTCGTGGTCGTCGATTCGGCTGAACACCGAAGCTGCGCCCGATGACGAGATCTCCGCGGCACAGCGGAATATCAGCTTACTGACGCCGCGATCGCGACAGGCTTTTTTGCTGCGCACGGTCGAAGGGTTTTCGGTAGCTGACGCCGCCGCCATATTGGGCGCGACCGAAGAAGAGGTCGAAGCGCTCGTGACGGAGGCCGGCCGGGAAATCGCCGAACGCGTCGCGACGGACGTGCTCATCATCGAGGATGAATCGCTCATCGCGCAGGACATCGAGTTCATCGCGCGCGATCTGGGCCACCGTATCATTGGCGTCGCCCGCACCCATCAGGAGGCGGTGGATCTCGCGGCGCGCAAGCGGCCGGGGCTGATTCTCGCCGACATTCAGCTGGCCGACGGCAGTTCCGGTCTGAACGCCGTCAATGAAATGCTCGAAAGTTTCGACGCCCCGGTGATTTTCATTACTGCATTTCCCGAACGACTGCTGACCGGCGAGCGGCCCGAGCCGGCGTTTCTCATCAGCAAGCCCTACAAGGTCGATACGGTCAAGGCGACGATCAGCCAGGCGCTGTTCTTCGAGCGCAAGGCGTCTCGCGCGGCTTAG
- a CDS encoding sigma-70 family RNA polymerase sigma factor, with protein MSDEAFGDQMVAQMPYLRAFAISLCGSHSLADDLVQDTLVKAWSHADSFQPNTNLRAWLVTILRNTYFSSYRKRSREVQDSDNLLAQQIPVKGGQESALTLTDVQAALDKLAPEHKEILLLIGITELSYDEAAEICGVAIGTVKSRLNRARAKLAEHLGLLTPSDIDTDPTVSDLAARRPSRAV; from the coding sequence ATGAGCGACGAGGCCTTCGGAGATCAGATGGTGGCGCAGATGCCCTATCTGCGGGCCTTCGCAATTTCGCTGTGCGGATCTCATAGCCTCGCCGACGACCTGGTTCAGGACACTCTGGTCAAGGCCTGGTCGCACGCCGACTCCTTTCAGCCAAACACCAATCTGCGCGCCTGGCTCGTGACCATTCTGCGCAACACCTATTTTTCCAGCTATCGGAAACGCTCGCGCGAAGTGCAGGACAGCGACAATCTTCTGGCCCAGCAGATCCCTGTGAAAGGCGGTCAGGAGTCGGCCCTCACGCTTACGGACGTTCAGGCGGCTCTGGATAAACTCGCCCCCGAACACAAGGAGATTCTGTTGCTGATCGGGATCACCGAACTCTCCTACGATGAAGCGGCGGAGATTTGCGGCGTCGCCATCGGCACGGTCAAAAGCCGGTTGAACCGTGCGCGCGCCAAGCTTGCCGAGCATCTGGGCCTGCTCACGCCAAGCGACATTGACACCGATCCCACTGTATCGGATCTCGCAGCGCGCCGACCCTCCCGCGCGGTTTGA